A region from the Arachis ipaensis cultivar K30076 chromosome B01, Araip1.1, whole genome shotgun sequence genome encodes:
- the LOC107610172 gene encoding uncharacterized protein LOC107610172, whose protein sequence is MKLEINFSLAEALEQIPLYAKFLKELINKKRSWNEKETVILTQECSAVIQRGLPPKLKDPESFILSCTIGNRTLDKALCDLGASINLMPLSLMKKLAIEEVKPTRMSLQMADKSLKIPNGVMENVLVKIGDFIFLANFIILDMEEEGHSSIILGQPFLATARAIIDVEKREMTLRVHDEKMIINVF, encoded by the coding sequence ATGAAGCTAGAGATCAATTTTTCACTTGCTGAGGCTCTGGAACAAATAcctctatatgcaaaattcctcaaagagctcatcaacaagaaaaggAGTTGGAATGAGAAGGAGACTGTAATTCTAACACAAGAATGTAGTGCTGTCATCCAAAGAGGTCTTCctccaaagctcaaagatccagaaAGCTTCATCCTATCCTGCACTATAGGCAACAGAACACTGGATAAAGCTCTCTGTGACTTAGGAGctagcatcaatttgatgccccTCTCACTAATGAAGAAGCTTGCAATAGAGGAAGTAAAGCCTACCAGGATGTCActccaaatggctgacaaatcaCTTAAGATACCAAATGGGGTTATGGAAAATGTATTAGTGAAGATTGGAGACTTCATTTTCCTTGCCAACTTTAttatcctggacatggaagaagagggacACAGTTCAATCATATTGGGACAGCCTTTCTTAGcaacagcaagagccatcattgatgtggagaAAAGAGAGATGACCCTCAGGGTGCATGATGAAAagatgatcatcaatgtcttcTAG